A single genomic interval of Halorubrum aethiopicum harbors:
- the mtnP gene encoding S-methyl-5'-thioadenosine phosphorylase, translating into MSTIGFIGGSGIYEALPLNDVREVEYDTPYGEPSDAVTIGEFADTGREVAFLPRHGSDHGVSPTDLPYRANMYALKEAGVTHVFASNAVGSLKEELEPGTLVVPDQIYDRTKRRDLSFYGDGVVVHQPFADPYSPELVDHLTAAAESAVGGDGDDPTPVVKGGTYVCIEGPQYSTRAESEFYKSQGWDLVGMTAIPEAKLAREAEIAYATIAGVTDYDVWKEDSEVTLEEVLENAERNQEAIKAAVEEAVRTLPEDHTCEAHTALEGTVNTPTEAIPEETKERVEPLLGEYL; encoded by the coding sequence ATGAGCACCATCGGCTTCATCGGCGGCAGCGGGATCTACGAGGCGCTCCCCCTGAACGACGTGCGCGAGGTCGAGTACGACACGCCGTACGGCGAGCCGAGCGACGCGGTCACGATCGGCGAGTTCGCCGACACGGGCCGGGAGGTCGCGTTCCTCCCGCGGCACGGATCGGACCACGGCGTCTCGCCCACGGACCTCCCGTACCGCGCCAACATGTACGCCCTGAAGGAGGCGGGCGTGACCCACGTCTTCGCATCGAACGCAGTCGGCAGCCTCAAGGAGGAACTCGAACCCGGCACGCTCGTCGTCCCCGACCAGATCTACGACCGGACCAAGCGACGCGACCTCTCCTTTTACGGCGACGGCGTCGTCGTCCACCAGCCGTTCGCGGACCCGTACAGCCCGGAACTCGTCGACCACCTGACCGCGGCCGCCGAGTCGGCGGTCGGCGGCGACGGCGACGACCCCACGCCCGTCGTGAAGGGCGGCACCTACGTCTGTATCGAGGGGCCGCAGTACTCCACGCGCGCGGAGTCGGAGTTCTACAAGAGCCAAGGCTGGGACCTCGTCGGCATGACCGCGATCCCCGAAGCGAAGCTTGCCCGCGAGGCCGAGATCGCGTACGCGACGATCGCGGGCGTCACCGACTACGACGTGTGGAAGGAGGACAGCGAGGTGACGCTCGAGGAGGTCTTAGAGAACGCCGAGCGGAACCAAGAGGCGATCAAGGCCGCCGTCGAGGAGGCGGTCCGGACGCTCCCGGAGGACCACACGTGCGAGGCGCACACCGCGCTCGAGGGCACGGTCAACACGCCGACGGAGGCGATCCCCGAGGAGACCAAAGAACGCGTCGAGCCGCTGCTCGGCGAGTACCTGTAG
- a CDS encoding YeiH family protein — protein sequence MTLLDDLRPYVPGLTLLGGGALFATLLGGAVPGLQPLVVAVASGVVAANTVGTPAAAEPGVSLHKLALETGIVLLGAAIAIEELAAAGPTVVGLVVVAVAGGLLLSEAVARGLFRIGGTTPSLLAAGASVCGVSAVVAVGRVLEARGAALTFAAATVLLFDAVTLVAFPLAGEWLGLTARQFGVWAGVSMFSTGPVAAAGFAHSAEAGQWATVTKLARNSLLGGVAVAYSVAYAARSATDPEARELWAEFPKFLLGFLLVAAIANSGALSPAAIDSITAVSDALFLVAFVGLGLSIRARDLRAVGLAPVGVVLVHLLVVSGLALVAVRTLL from the coding sequence ATGACGCTTCTCGACGACCTCCGGCCGTACGTCCCCGGACTGACCCTGCTCGGCGGCGGCGCGCTGTTCGCGACGCTGCTCGGCGGGGCGGTACCGGGACTCCAACCGCTGGTCGTCGCGGTCGCTTCGGGGGTCGTCGCCGCGAACACCGTCGGCACGCCCGCCGCCGCCGAACCGGGCGTCTCCCTCCACAAGCTCGCCTTGGAGACCGGGATCGTTCTGCTCGGCGCGGCGATCGCGATCGAGGAGCTGGCCGCGGCCGGGCCGACGGTCGTCGGGCTCGTGGTCGTCGCCGTCGCCGGCGGGCTCCTGCTCTCGGAGGCGGTGGCGCGCGGCCTCTTCCGGATCGGGGGAACGACGCCGTCGCTCCTGGCGGCCGGCGCGAGCGTCTGCGGCGTCTCCGCCGTCGTCGCCGTCGGCCGGGTGCTGGAGGCGCGCGGGGCGGCGCTCACCTTCGCGGCCGCGACGGTCCTCCTCTTCGACGCGGTCACGCTCGTGGCGTTCCCGCTGGCTGGCGAGTGGCTCGGCCTCACCGCCCGGCAGTTCGGCGTGTGGGCGGGCGTGAGCATGTTCTCGACCGGACCGGTCGCGGCCGCGGGGTTCGCGCACTCCGCCGAGGCGGGCCAGTGGGCGACGGTGACGAAGCTCGCGCGCAACTCGCTTCTGGGCGGCGTCGCCGTCGCCTACTCGGTCGCGTACGCGGCGCGGTCGGCGACGGACCCGGAGGCCCGCGAGCTGTGGGCGGAGTTCCCAAAGTTCCTGCTCGGTTTCCTGCTCGTCGCCGCGATCGCCAATAGCGGGGCGCTCTCGCCCGCCGCGATCGACTCGATCACCGCGGTGTCCGACGCCCTCTTTCTCGTCGCGTTCGTCGGCCTCGGGCTGTCGATCCGGGCCCGTGACCTTCGGGCGGTCGGCCTCGCGCCGGTCGGGGTCGTCCTCGTCCACCTGCTCGTCGTGAGCGGGCTGGCGCTCGTGGCGGTGCGGACGCTGCTCTGA
- a CDS encoding FAD-dependent oxidoreductase, with the protein MSDHTDLIVIGGGISGASLLYTVSKFTDVDDVTLIEKEPEIAAVNSHHTNNSQTLHFGDIETNYTLEKAEEVKEGAELLAGYLENVDPDREMHSKRSKMVLAVGSEEVAELEARYHDEGFGELFPKLEPIGREEIAEIEPKVVEGRDPDTELMALQTPDGYVLDYGMIAESFVEAARAEEGVSVHLGTTVTNVDEGGDGFTVETDDGDFAADAVAVAAGSHSLQFAQEMGYGEDMSLLPVAGSFFLADDLLNGKVYTLQMKKLPFAAVHGDADVHDGSVTRFGPTAKLVPALERGELSTVGDFADVFGFTPSSLLSYANVLADRILFPYVVRNLVYDLPVVGKRQFLPHVRKVVPSVDVEDIDRAKGYGGVRPQIVDTESRELDMGEAKIRGDGILFNITPSPGASTALKNAMIDTRTVLEFLDSEYEFDEAAFRAATIDNFPRTGEGGASGDATATDAADADDGEAAASEEPSAAVEAGD; encoded by the coding sequence ATGTCGGACCACACAGACCTCATCGTCATCGGCGGGGGAATAAGCGGGGCATCGCTTCTGTACACGGTCTCGAAGTTCACCGACGTCGACGACGTCACGCTCATCGAGAAGGAGCCAGAGATCGCGGCGGTGAACTCCCACCACACGAACAACTCCCAGACGCTTCACTTCGGCGACATCGAGACGAACTACACGCTCGAGAAGGCCGAGGAGGTCAAGGAGGGCGCGGAGCTGCTCGCCGGGTACCTCGAGAACGTCGACCCCGACCGCGAGATGCACAGCAAGCGCAGCAAGATGGTGCTCGCGGTCGGGAGCGAGGAGGTCGCGGAGCTGGAGGCCCGCTACCACGACGAGGGGTTCGGCGAGCTCTTCCCCAAACTCGAGCCGATCGGCCGCGAGGAGATCGCCGAGATCGAGCCGAAGGTCGTCGAGGGGCGCGACCCCGACACCGAGCTCATGGCGCTCCAGACCCCCGACGGCTACGTCCTCGATTACGGCATGATCGCGGAGTCGTTCGTCGAGGCGGCCCGCGCCGAGGAGGGCGTCTCGGTCCACCTCGGGACGACGGTGACGAACGTCGACGAGGGCGGCGACGGCTTCACCGTCGAGACCGACGACGGCGACTTCGCGGCCGACGCGGTCGCCGTCGCCGCCGGGTCACACAGCCTCCAGTTCGCCCAGGAGATGGGGTACGGCGAGGACATGTCGCTGCTTCCGGTCGCGGGGAGCTTCTTCCTCGCCGACGACCTGTTGAACGGGAAGGTGTACACCCTCCAGATGAAGAAGCTGCCCTTCGCGGCGGTCCACGGCGACGCCGACGTCCACGACGGGAGCGTCACGCGCTTCGGGCCGACCGCGAAGCTCGTTCCGGCGCTCGAGCGCGGCGAGCTCTCGACGGTGGGCGACTTCGCCGACGTCTTCGGGTTCACGCCGTCGTCGCTCCTGAGTTACGCGAACGTCCTCGCCGACAGGATCCTGTTCCCGTACGTGGTCCGGAACCTGGTGTACGACCTGCCGGTCGTGGGGAAACGGCAGTTCCTCCCGCACGTCCGGAAGGTCGTCCCGAGCGTCGACGTCGAGGACATCGACCGCGCGAAGGGGTACGGCGGAGTCCGTCCACAGATCGTCGACACGGAGTCGAGGGAGCTCGACATGGGCGAAGCGAAGATCCGCGGGGACGGGATCCTCTTCAACATCACGCCCTCGCCGGGCGCGTCGACGGCGCTGAAGAACGCGATGATCGACACGCGCACCGTCCTCGAGTTCCTCGATTCGGAGTACGAATTCGACGAGGCGGCGTTCCGCGCGGCGACGATCGACAACTTCCCGCGGACCGGCGAAGGGGGCGCCAGCGGCGACGCCACCGCTACCGATGCCGCCGATGCCGACGACGGCGAAGCGGCCGCTTCCGAGGAGCCGTCGGCCGCCGTCGAGGCGGGCGACTGA
- a CDS encoding HD domain-containing protein — MDAGHVVDALLDAYALKDEGRTGWQLRGVDDPESVAAHSWGVAYLVLALGDRFRDDLPGVDLDRALRLAVVHDVAEAETGDVATRADSTAEPVDRDEKEAAERAAMADLAGPLPDRVRDAWEAYEARETPEAVLVKECDLLDTCLQAVVYERDDRYDPADGEPEAFAEYDALEEFFATTESRLRTDAGRVLFDQFRERYRTVRA; from the coding sequence ATGGACGCGGGCCACGTCGTCGACGCTCTCCTCGACGCGTACGCGCTCAAAGACGAGGGGCGGACCGGCTGGCAGCTCCGCGGCGTCGACGACCCCGAGTCGGTCGCCGCACACTCCTGGGGGGTCGCGTACCTCGTCTTGGCGCTCGGCGACCGCTTTCGCGACGACCTGCCCGGCGTCGATCTCGACCGCGCGCTCCGGCTCGCGGTCGTCCACGACGTCGCCGAGGCGGAGACGGGCGACGTGGCGACGCGGGCGGACTCGACGGCGGAACCGGTCGACCGCGACGAGAAGGAGGCGGCCGAGCGCGCCGCGATGGCCGACCTCGCCGGTCCGCTCCCCGACCGCGTCCGCGACGCGTGGGAGGCGTACGAGGCCCGCGAGACGCCGGAGGCGGTCCTCGTCAAGGAGTGTGACCTCCTCGACACCTGCCTCCAGGCGGTCGTCTACGAGCGGGACGACCGCTACGACCCCGCCGACGGGGAGCCGGAGGCGTTCGCGGAGTACGACGCGCTCGAGGAGTTCTTCGCGACGACGGAGTCGCGGCTCCGCACCGACGCTGGACGTGTGCTCTTCGATCAATTCCGGGAGCGATATCGGACGGTCCGGGCCTGA
- a CDS encoding phosphoribosyltransferase, with protein sequence MSELPDDFDCTVTNWEYIYGLCRNVSNAVKRADFEPDVVVALARGGWFAGRCTCDFLGLDDLTSLKMEHYVGAADKSDEPQIRYPMPEGSVEDKDVLIIDDIADTGGSIRRAEEYVEERDAATVRTATLQLLSTSEFEPDFVGERLETWTWVVYPWNFIEDMIDIIAGAMARADATTFDREAVRHHLEADHGVGRIEMEVAQPGRLDEVLAEMERRGVVEAVGEGTWALAE encoded by the coding sequence ATGAGCGAGCTCCCGGACGACTTCGACTGTACCGTGACCAACTGGGAGTACATCTACGGGCTCTGTCGGAACGTCTCGAACGCGGTGAAACGCGCCGACTTCGAGCCGGACGTCGTCGTCGCGCTCGCCCGAGGGGGCTGGTTCGCCGGCCGCTGTACCTGCGACTTCCTCGGGCTCGACGACCTCACGAGCCTCAAGATGGAACACTACGTCGGCGCGGCCGACAAGTCGGACGAGCCGCAGATCCGCTACCCGATGCCGGAGGGCAGCGTCGAGGACAAGGACGTGTTGATCATCGACGACATCGCCGACACCGGCGGGTCGATCCGCCGCGCCGAGGAGTACGTCGAGGAGCGCGACGCCGCCACCGTCCGCACCGCGACGCTCCAGCTCCTCTCCACCTCCGAGTTCGAGCCCGACTTCGTCGGCGAGCGCCTCGAGACGTGGACCTGGGTCGTCTACCCGTGGAACTTCATCGAGGACATGATCGACATCATCGCGGGCGCGATGGCGCGCGCCGACGCGACGACGTTCGACCGCGAGGCGGTCCGTCACCACCTCGAGGCCGACCACGGGGTCGGCCGCATCGAGATGGAGGTCGCCCAGCCCGGCCGGCTCGACGAGGTGCTCGCGGAGATGGAGCGCCGCGGCGTGGTCGAGGCGGTCGGCGAGGGGACCTGGGCGCTCGCGGAGTGA
- the gatB gene encoding Asp-tRNA(Asn)/Glu-tRNA(Gln) amidotransferase subunit GatB, producing the protein MSTRTASEERAVVIGLEVHVQLETDTKVFCGCSTEPADDEEPNTRTCPTCLGLPGALPVLNEAAVESAVKIGKALDADIPETTTFHRKNYYYPDLPKNFQLTQYDAPICADGELEVSVDGERRTIGITRAHLEEDPGSIQHAGGSIESATHTLVNYNRAGTPLMEVVTEPDFRSPAETRAFLAKLEEVLEYLGVFDATRDGSLRVDANVSLVDADELGEDGSVPEEVLADANRAEVKNISSHKGAEKALAYEITRQRNVLRRGREIEQETRHWDEARGVTVSMRSKEAEKDYRYFREADLPALEVADWKESIPIPELPDARRERFRDEYGLDAEAASKLTSTKEVADFFEDVAGEYDPELAATWVADNLLGELNYRELEITDVTDRLDEFKRLIELVAAEELTVKNAEEVVLREMLDEGDDPDAIVDREGLGKAESGEVETAVEAAIDDNPDAVADYHDGDDGAINFLVGQVMQATGGSADPGQVNGLLRERLDG; encoded by the coding sequence ATGAGCACACGGACCGCGAGCGAGGAGCGGGCGGTCGTGATCGGGCTGGAGGTCCACGTCCAGCTCGAGACCGACACCAAGGTCTTCTGTGGCTGTTCGACGGAGCCGGCCGACGACGAGGAGCCGAACACGCGCACCTGCCCGACCTGTCTCGGGCTGCCGGGCGCGCTGCCGGTCCTCAACGAGGCCGCCGTCGAGAGCGCGGTGAAGATCGGGAAGGCGCTCGACGCCGACATCCCCGAGACGACCACGTTCCACCGGAAGAACTACTACTACCCCGACCTGCCGAAGAACTTCCAGCTCACCCAGTACGACGCGCCGATCTGCGCCGACGGCGAACTGGAGGTCTCCGTCGACGGCGAGCGCCGTACCATCGGGATCACCCGCGCGCACCTCGAGGAGGACCCGGGCAGCATCCAGCACGCGGGCGGCTCGATCGAGTCGGCGACCCACACCCTCGTGAACTACAACCGCGCGGGCACGCCGCTGATGGAGGTCGTCACCGAGCCCGACTTCCGGTCGCCGGCGGAGACGCGCGCGTTCCTCGCGAAGCTCGAGGAGGTGCTCGAGTACCTCGGCGTCTTCGACGCGACGCGGGACGGGAGCCTCCGCGTCGACGCCAACGTCTCGCTCGTCGACGCGGACGAACTGGGGGAGGACGGCTCCGTCCCCGAGGAGGTCCTCGCCGACGCCAACCGCGCCGAGGTGAAGAACATCTCGAGTCACAAGGGCGCGGAGAAGGCGCTCGCCTACGAGATCACCCGCCAGCGAAACGTGCTCCGGCGCGGCCGCGAGATCGAACAGGAGACCCGCCACTGGGACGAGGCGCGCGGCGTCACCGTCTCGATGCGCTCGAAGGAGGCGGAGAAGGACTACCGCTACTTCCGGGAGGCGGACCTCCCCGCCCTGGAGGTGGCCGACTGGAAGGAGTCGATTCCGATCCCCGAGCTCCCCGACGCCCGCCGCGAGCGCTTCCGCGACGAGTACGGGCTCGACGCCGAGGCCGCCTCGAAGCTCACCTCGACGAAGGAGGTCGCGGACTTCTTCGAGGACGTCGCCGGCGAGTACGACCCCGAGCTCGCGGCGACGTGGGTCGCCGACAACCTGCTCGGCGAGCTCAACTACCGCGAGCTCGAGATCACCGACGTGACCGACCGGCTCGACGAGTTCAAGCGCCTGATCGAGTTGGTCGCCGCCGAGGAGCTGACGGTGAAGAACGCCGAGGAGGTCGTCCTCCGCGAGATGCTCGACGAGGGCGACGACCCCGACGCGATCGTCGACCGCGAGGGGCTCGGCAAGGCCGAGTCCGGCGAGGTCGAGACCGCGGTCGAGGCCGCGATCGACGACAACCCCGACGCCGTGGCCGACTACCACGACGGCGACGACGGGGCGATCAACTTCCTCGTCGGCCAGGTGATGCAGGCGACCGGCGGGAGCGCCGACCCCGGCCAGGTGAACGGGCTGCTGCGCGAGCGGCTGGACGGGTGA
- the samp2 gene encoding ubiquitin-like small modifier protein SAMP2 — MEVTVDVVGGDTETYAVDDDATYADLIRAAGFHPQEASVLVEGSPVPGDRPVDADRVRLLRLIRGGTTGLAAAGE, encoded by the coding sequence ATGGAGGTGACCGTCGACGTCGTCGGCGGCGACACGGAGACGTACGCCGTCGACGACGACGCGACCTACGCCGACCTGATCCGTGCCGCGGGCTTTCACCCCCAGGAGGCGTCCGTCCTCGTCGAGGGCTCGCCCGTCCCCGGCGACCGCCCCGTCGACGCCGACCGGGTGCGGCTGCTTCGGCTGATCCGAGGCGGGACGACCGGACTCGCCGCCGCGGGCGAGTGA
- a CDS encoding GNAT family N-acetyltransferase, producing the protein MTDVDDPGPLPAGVAIESATPDDRLDVLRVLDAAMLETDAAALHARIDAGDALVARFERTGSVVGALVLTRPEPERRHVDAVAVRRQRRGRGIGSALVARAVRDARAESGVDAVTATFDADLTEFYADLGFSIEPTGDGRARGRLTVGSATPDDA; encoded by the coding sequence GTGACGGACGTCGACGATCCCGGTCCGCTCCCCGCGGGGGTCGCGATCGAGTCGGCGACGCCCGACGACCGGCTCGACGTCCTCCGCGTGCTCGACGCCGCGATGCTCGAGACCGACGCCGCCGCCCTCCACGCCCGGATCGACGCCGGCGACGCCCTCGTCGCGCGCTTCGAGCGGACCGGCTCCGTCGTCGGGGCGCTGGTGTTGACGCGGCCGGAGCCGGAACGACGCCACGTCGACGCGGTCGCGGTGCGCCGCCAGCGCCGCGGCCGGGGGATCGGGTCCGCGCTCGTCGCGCGCGCGGTGCGGGACGCGCGGGCCGAGTCCGGCGTCGACGCCGTCACCGCGACGTTCGACGCGGATCTGACGGAGTTCTACGCGGACCTCGGGTTCTCGATCGAACCGACGGGGGACGGCCGCGCCAGGGGCCGGCTGACGGTGGGATCGGCGACCCCGGACGACGCGTGA
- a CDS encoding RDD family protein, with protein MERPRFGPDADAGLLLRRGGALVADALLVATLFGLASVAFRLLAGSPLPAGGWLLPAAYLGHYVAFEGAFGRTPGKRLLGLVVRERDGSPCGLRAALVRNLLRVVDGAVFYLVGLAVVVLTDGDRRIGDHVAGTRVVRDGE; from the coding sequence ATGGAACGCCCCCGGTTCGGTCCGGACGCGGACGCGGGACTGCTCCTCCGTCGCGGGGGCGCGCTGGTCGCCGACGCGCTGCTCGTCGCGACGCTTTTCGGCCTCGCTTCGGTCGCGTTTCGCCTCCTCGCCGGATCCCCTCTCCCCGCGGGAGGGTGGCTCCTCCCGGCCGCGTACCTCGGCCACTACGTCGCCTTCGAGGGCGCGTTCGGCCGAACCCCCGGGAAGCGTCTCCTCGGGCTCGTCGTCCGCGAACGCGACGGGTCGCCGTGCGGGCTCCGGGCCGCGCTCGTCCGGAACCTGCTTCGAGTCGTGGACGGCGCGGTCTTCTACCTCGTCGGGCTCGCCGTGGTCGTCCTCACGGACGGCGACCGGCGGATCGGCGACCACGTCGCGGGGACGCGGGTCGTTCGCGACGGAGAGTGA
- a CDS encoding phosphate signaling complex PhoU family protein, which yields MPRESYQRRLEDLRTEVVGMGDLVLERYDAALEAAETGDDDLAREVIEGDYEVNERYLGLEEECTELLALQQPVAGDLRLVTASFKVITDLERVADLATNLAGYGGDDGGLHPAVDFREIGEEAGGMVADAVAAYEAGDPDACRAVAARDDDLDERCRRASEAVVRDLLEADRARVEAAGGDRDVEADADELAAALDEVSRALLAVRDLERVGDHAVNIAARALYMIENDDELIY from the coding sequence ATGCCCCGAGAGAGCTACCAGAGGCGGCTCGAGGACCTCCGAACCGAGGTCGTCGGCATGGGCGATCTGGTCCTCGAGCGGTACGACGCCGCGCTCGAGGCGGCCGAGACCGGCGACGACGACCTCGCTCGGGAGGTCATCGAGGGCGACTACGAGGTCAACGAGCGCTACCTGGGGCTCGAAGAGGAGTGTACGGAGCTGCTCGCGCTCCAGCAGCCCGTCGCCGGCGACCTCCGGCTGGTGACGGCCTCGTTCAAGGTCATCACCGACCTCGAGCGCGTCGCCGACCTCGCGACCAACCTCGCGGGCTACGGCGGCGACGACGGCGGGCTCCACCCCGCCGTCGACTTCCGGGAGATCGGCGAGGAGGCGGGCGGGATGGTCGCCGACGCGGTGGCCGCGTACGAGGCCGGCGACCCCGACGCCTGCCGGGCGGTCGCGGCCCGCGACGACGACCTCGACGAGCGGTGTCGTCGCGCCAGCGAGGCGGTCGTCCGCGACCTGCTGGAGGCGGACCGCGCGCGGGTCGAGGCGGCCGGCGGAGACCGGGATGTCGAGGCGGACGCCGACGAGCTGGCCGCCGCGCTCGACGAGGTCTCGCGCGCGCTGCTCGCGGTCCGCGACCTCGAGCGCGTGGGCGATCACGCGGTCAACATCGCCGCCCGCGCGCTGTACATGATCGAGAACGACGACGAGCTGATCTACTAA
- the pstB gene encoding phosphate ABC transporter ATP-binding protein PstB: MSNTSSDTTGDESLITTEVETGSARSRAARTAVAARDLNVYYGDEQAIDDVSIEIPEKRVTALIGPSGCGKSTFLRCINRMNDMIDVCRVEGDVEFGGKNVYDDDVDPVALRRKIGMVFQKPNPFPKSIRDNVAYGLKIQGYEGDVDERVEESLKAAALYDEVKDQLDSSGLDLSGGQQQRLCIARAIAPDPEVILMDEPTSALDPVAASKIEDLIDGLAEEYTVIIVTHNMQQAARISDRTAVFLTGGRLVEYDDTAKIFEDPEEQRVEDYITGKFG, encoded by the coding sequence ATGAGTAACACATCATCCGACACGACGGGAGACGAATCGCTCATCACCACGGAGGTCGAGACCGGCTCGGCACGATCGAGGGCGGCGCGAACCGCGGTCGCGGCGCGTGACCTGAACGTCTACTACGGCGACGAACAGGCGATCGACGACGTGTCGATCGAGATCCCCGAAAAGCGGGTGACCGCGCTCATCGGGCCCTCCGGCTGCGGCAAGTCGACGTTCCTCCGGTGTATCAATCGGATGAACGACATGATCGACGTCTGCCGCGTCGAGGGCGACGTGGAGTTCGGCGGCAAGAACGTCTACGACGACGACGTCGACCCGGTCGCGCTGCGCCGCAAGATCGGGATGGTGTTCCAGAAGCCGAACCCCTTCCCCAAGTCGATCCGCGACAACGTCGCGTACGGCCTGAAGATCCAGGGGTACGAGGGCGACGTCGACGAGCGCGTCGAGGAGTCGCTGAAGGCCGCGGCGCTGTACGACGAGGTGAAAGACCAGCTCGACTCCTCCGGGCTCGATCTGTCGGGCGGGCAACAACAGCGGCTCTGTATCGCCCGCGCCATCGCGCCCGACCCCGAGGTCATCCTGATGGACGAGCCCACCTCGGCGCTCGACCCGGTCGCGGCCTCGAAGATCGAGGACCTGATCGACGGGCTCGCCGAGGAGTACACCGTCATCATCGTCACGCACAACATGCAGCAGGCGGCCCGCATCTCCGACCGGACCGCCGTGTTCCTCACCGGCGGCCGGCTCGTCGAGTACGACGACACGGCGAAGATCTTCGAGGACCCCGAAGAGCAGCGCGTCGAGGACTACATCACGGGGAAGTTCGGCTAG
- the pstA gene encoding phosphate ABC transporter permease PstA, which yields MATDTPNPTENANATEFDRVSRTRGFLFEYLSFGASVFGLVALGVLLVYVSVDAFDLANASPEWLLTYSLTLVVPFLAFCLYSANDPAVTRRALGALGGGLVAVAVLFTAIEAVVAPIPRLNWQLAYLFVVAAPVTAYLAYVGSRGRVAAVGFGLLGRLVGGAAIGLAVGTLFLVFDALVWFLAYTLGVLPGLALYAYGRWRSDDRAATAAIPVGLVGVVAATFLRRVVTVYPSDLVIYLWTIAIPVAAAGAVLVADRSGRTVAILVAGFPLAVAAAGGFLAAGAGLPAPTVLLVLALTGVPTAVYVSRVVEGGDGVVGLGLPLLLAAGVVAGALIVEAWGVPAPDPWLDPNYVTEAPSRTPAEAGLYPAIVGSVIIIALVAVLSFVLGVGTSVFLEEYMPETGVLGSLTRLLQINIANLAAIPSVVYGLLGLGLFANLLGFGFGTAVTVALTLSLLILPITIISAQEAIRSVPDDLRRGSDAMGATRWQTTKNVVLPEALPGIFTGTILALGRAIGETAPLIMVGAATTVFSAPSSLFSRFSAMPMQIYAWANFPQADFRYGVVAAGVITLLIILVGMNGTAILLRNRAERGN from the coding sequence ATGGCGACGGACACCCCGAACCCCACCGAGAACGCGAACGCGACCGAGTTCGACCGGGTCAGCCGGACGCGCGGGTTCCTCTTCGAGTACCTCTCTTTCGGCGCGAGCGTGTTCGGACTCGTCGCGCTCGGCGTCCTGCTCGTGTACGTCTCGGTCGACGCCTTCGACCTAGCGAACGCCAGCCCCGAGTGGCTGTTGACCTACTCCCTCACGCTCGTCGTTCCCTTCCTCGCGTTCTGTCTGTACAGCGCGAACGACCCCGCGGTCACGCGTCGCGCGCTCGGCGCGCTCGGCGGCGGGCTCGTCGCCGTCGCCGTGCTCTTCACCGCGATAGAGGCGGTCGTCGCGCCGATCCCGCGACTCAACTGGCAGCTCGCGTACCTCTTCGTCGTCGCCGCCCCCGTGACCGCGTACCTCGCGTACGTCGGCAGCCGCGGGCGCGTCGCGGCGGTCGGGTTCGGGCTGCTCGGCCGGCTCGTCGGCGGGGCCGCGATCGGCCTCGCGGTCGGCACCCTCTTCCTGGTGTTCGACGCGCTGGTGTGGTTCCTCGCGTACACCCTCGGCGTCCTGCCGGGCCTCGCGCTGTACGCCTACGGCCGATGGCGCTCCGACGACCGGGCGGCGACGGCCGCGATCCCGGTCGGGCTCGTCGGAGTCGTCGCCGCGACGTTCCTCCGCCGCGTGGTCACGGTGTACCCGTCGGACCTCGTCATCTACCTCTGGACGATCGCGATCCCGGTCGCGGCCGCCGGGGCGGTCCTCGTCGCCGACCGAAGCGGTCGAACCGTCGCGATCCTCGTCGCCGGCTTCCCGCTCGCCGTCGCCGCCGCCGGGGGGTTCCTGGCCGCCGGTGCCGGGCTGCCGGCCCCCACCGTCCTCCTCGTGCTCGCGCTGACCGGCGTGCCGACGGCGGTGTACGTCTCCCGCGTCGTCGAGGGCGGCGACGGGGTCGTCGGGCTCGGCCTCCCGCTTCTCCTCGCCGCCGGCGTGGTCGCCGGGGCGCTGATCGTCGAGGCGTGGGGGGTCCCGGCGCCGGACCCGTGGCTCGATCCGAACTACGTCACGGAGGCCCCCTCCCGGACGCCGGCGGAGGCCGGGCTCTACCCGGCCATCGTCGGCTCCGTCATCATCATCGCGCTCGTCGCGGTGCTGTCGTTCGTCCTCGGCGTCGGCACCTCCGTCTTCCTGGAGGAGTACATGCCGGAGACCGGGGTTCTCGGCTCGCTGACGCGGCTGTTACAGATCAACATCGCGAACCTGGCCGCCATCCCGTCGGTCGTCTACGGCCTCCTCGGGCTGGGACTGTTCGCGAACCTCCTCGGGTTCGGCTTCGGCACGGCGGTGACCGTCGCGTTGACGCTGTCGCTTCTCATCTTGCCGATCACGATCATCTCCGCCCAGGAGGCGATCCGGTCGGTTCCGGACGACCTCCGACGGGGGTCCGACGCCATGGGCGCGACGCGCTGGCAGACGACGAAGAACGTGGTCCTCCCGGAGGCGCTGCCGGGGATCTTCACCGGGACGATCCTCGCGCTCGGCCGCGCGATCGGCGAGACCGCGCCGCTCATCATGGTCGGCGCGGCGACGACCGTGTTCAGCGCGCCGAGCAGCCTCTTCAGTCGCTTCAGCGCCATGCCGATGCAGATCTACGCGTGGGCGAACTTCCCGCAGGCCGACTTCCGGTACGGCGTCGTCGCCGCCGGCGTTATCACGCTTCTCATCATCCTCGTCGGCATGAACGGGACGGCGATCCTGTTGCGGAACCGTGCGGAACGGGGGAACTAA